A genome region from Triticum aestivum cultivar Chinese Spring chromosome 2B, IWGSC CS RefSeq v2.1, whole genome shotgun sequence includes the following:
- the LOC123046435 gene encoding uncharacterized protein — MQSGQQQARRKNAQVLDGSDIRELVESKEAFAKFVENKFRHLDADGDGRLSLTELQPAVADIGAAIGLPARGSSAQADHIYSEVLNEFTHGKQDSVSKPEFQHVLSDILLGMAAGLKRDPIMILRMDGEDLNEFVESTAYEAEAVAIFSQIESGNASLRQCLPAALRQLTVDHGMPPASDSLVMEKVIEPALQELPADQLDRPASQEVFFQEFKKYLGVIARRLQERPIIVAHTENTFDGAGIRKILSNKFEFEKLLDSVWVDVPKEHKDRTSKKYLRVALDKLAASVNLPPYGAVDQVDAVVNEAFKMANADDGKAVNEAEFKKLLTEILGAVMLQLDGNAIAVSTNTVLHEPMSTSSTLLSPSPLSPTVSSPSE; from the exons ATGCAGAGCGGGCAGCAGCAAGCGAGGAGGAAGAACGCGCAGGTGCTGGACGGGTCGGACATCCGGGAGCTGGTGGAGAGCAAGGAGGCGTTCGCGAAGTTCGTGGAGAACAAGTTCCGGCACCTTGACGCCGACGGCGACGGGAGGCTGTCGCTGACGGAGCTCCAGCCCGCCGTCGCGGACATCGGCGCCGCCATCGGGCTGCCGGCGAGGGGGTCGTCGGCGCAGGCGGACCACATCTACTCCGAG GTTCTAAATGAGTTCACCCACGGGAAGCAAGATTCGGTGAGCAAGCCGGAGTTCCAGCACGTGCTGTCCGACATACTCCTCGGCATGGCGGCCGGGCTCAAGAGGGACCCAATCATGATCCTGAGGATGGACGGGGAAGACCTGAATGAGTTTGTCGAGAGCACGGCGTACGAAGCAGAGGCGGTCGCCATATTCTCTCAAATCGAGTCCGGGAATGCGTCGTTGCGACAATGTTTGCCCGCCGCTCTTCGGCAGCTGACGGTCGATCACGGCATGCCACCGGCTTCGGACTCTCTG GTTATGGAGAAGGTCATTGAACCTGCATTGCAGGAACTGCCAGCAGATCAGCTCGACCGACCGGCATCGCAAGAGGTCTTCTTCCAAGAATTCAAGAAGTATTTGGGAGTGATTGCCCGGCGACTCCAGGAGCGCCCGATAATTGTGGCGCACACTGAGAACACCTTTGATGGGGCTGGCATTAGGAAGATACTGTCCAACAAGTTCGAGTTCGAGAAG CTGCTGGATTCCGTCTGGGTAGATGTACCCAAGGAACACAAAGATAGAACATCGAAGAAGTACCTTCGCGTCGCGCTTGACAAGTTGGCCGCCTCAGTAAATCTACCACCATATGGAGCTGTTGACCAG GTGGATGCTGTGGTGAATGAGGCGTTCAAGATGGCGAACGCCGACGATGGGAAGGCGGTGAACGAGGCCGAGTTCAAGAAGCTGCTCACCGAGATCCTCGGGGCGGTGATGCTGCAGCTAGACGGCAACGCCATCGCGGTCTCCACCAACACCGTCCTCCACGAGCCCATGTCCACTTCGTCGACCTTGTTGTCGCCGTCGCCGTTGTCGCCCACGGTGTCGTCGCCGAGCGAGTAG